From a region of the Microterricola gilva genome:
- the purF gene encoding amidophosphoribosyltransferase, which produces MARGDGLLNHDLLQGEKGPQDACGVFGVWAPGEEVAKLSYFGLYALQHRGQESAGIATSDGDKILIYKDMGLVSQVFNETALNTLTGHIAVGHTRYSTTGASSWQNAQPTLGRTSTGTVALGHNGNLTNTAELLELVHERYPETDGELRRGNTTDTAVVTALLTGDREHTLEQTALEVLPRLRGAYCLVFMDEHTLYAARDPQGVRPLVLGRLDRGWVVASETAALDIVGAAFVREVEPGELITIDEDGLRTQRFAESKPAGCVFEYVYLARPDTTIAGRGVHEARVEMGRRLAAEHAVEADLVIPTPESGTPAAIGYAQASGIPFGQGLVKNSYVGRTFIQPSQTIRQRGIKLKLNPLKEVIKGKRLIVVDDSIVRGNTQRALVSMLREAGAAEVHVRISSPPITWPCFYGIDFATRAELVATGLAIDEVRQSIGADSLGYLSEDGMIEATEQPRERLCTACFTGKYPIPLPESQHLGKNLLERPAASNGCDPGPDAEFESVLETNMPVVIGDPGRQE; this is translated from the coding sequence TTGGCCAGAGGCGACGGACTTCTCAATCACGATCTTCTTCAGGGCGAGAAGGGGCCGCAGGACGCCTGTGGCGTCTTCGGGGTCTGGGCACCGGGCGAAGAGGTCGCCAAGCTCAGCTACTTCGGCCTCTATGCGCTGCAGCACCGCGGCCAGGAGTCTGCCGGCATCGCAACGAGCGACGGCGACAAGATCCTCATCTACAAGGACATGGGCCTTGTGTCGCAGGTCTTCAACGAGACCGCGCTCAACACGCTGACCGGCCACATCGCCGTCGGCCACACGCGCTACTCGACCACCGGTGCCTCGAGCTGGCAGAACGCGCAGCCGACGCTCGGACGCACCTCCACCGGCACCGTGGCCCTCGGGCACAACGGCAACCTCACCAACACGGCCGAGCTGCTCGAGCTCGTGCACGAGCGCTACCCGGAGACCGACGGCGAACTCCGTCGTGGCAACACCACCGACACCGCCGTCGTCACGGCGCTGCTGACGGGTGACCGCGAGCACACGCTCGAGCAGACCGCCCTCGAGGTGCTGCCCCGCCTCCGCGGCGCCTACTGCCTCGTCTTCATGGACGAGCACACCCTCTACGCCGCCCGTGACCCGCAGGGCGTCCGCCCGCTGGTGCTCGGTCGCCTCGACCGCGGCTGGGTTGTGGCATCCGAGACCGCGGCACTCGACATCGTCGGTGCCGCCTTCGTCCGCGAGGTCGAGCCGGGTGAGCTCATCACGATCGACGAAGACGGCCTGCGCACGCAGCGCTTCGCCGAGTCCAAGCCGGCCGGTTGCGTCTTCGAGTACGTCTACCTGGCCCGTCCAGACACCACGATCGCCGGTCGCGGTGTGCACGAGGCGCGCGTCGAGATGGGCCGTCGTCTCGCGGCGGAGCACGCCGTCGAGGCCGACCTCGTCATCCCGACCCCGGAGTCCGGAACCCCGGCCGCCATCGGCTACGCCCAGGCCAGCGGCATCCCGTTCGGCCAGGGCCTCGTCAAGAACTCCTACGTCGGCCGTACGTTCATCCAGCCGTCGCAGACCATCCGCCAGCGCGGTATCAAGCTCAAGCTGAACCCGCTCAAAGAGGTCATCAAGGGCAAGCGCCTGATCGTCGTCGACGACTCGATCGTGCGCGGCAACACGCAGCGCGCCCTCGTGTCGATGCTGCGCGAGGCCGGCGCCGCCGAGGTGCACGTTCGCATCTCGAGCCCGCCCATCACGTGGCCCTGCTTCTACGGCATCGACTTCGCCACCCGGGCCGAGCTCGTCGCCACCGGCCTCGCGATCGACGAGGTCCGCCAGTCGATCGGTGCCGACTCGCTCGGCTACCTCTCGGAAGACGGCATGATCGAGGCCACCGAGCAGCCGCGCGAGCGCCTGTGCACGGCCTGCTTCACCGGCAAGTACCCGATTCCGCTGCCGGAGTCGCAGCACCTCGGCAAGAACCTGCTCGAGCGCCCAGCCGCCTCCAACGGCTGCGACCCCGGGCCGGATGCCGAGTTCGAGAGCGTGCTCGAGACGAACATGCCCGTCGTGATCGGCGATCCGGGGCGACAGGAATAA